Proteins encoded by one window of Macaca fascicularis isolate 582-1 chromosome 10, T2T-MFA8v1.1:
- the VPS16 gene encoding vacuolar protein sorting-associated protein 16 homolog isoform X3 → MVVGDAPESIQFVLDEDSYLVPELDGVRIFSHSTHEFLHEVPAASEEIFKIASMAPGALLLEAQKEYEKESQKADEYLREIQELGQLTQAVQQCIEAAGHEHQPDMQKSLLRAASFGKCFLDRFPPDSFVHMCQDLRVLNAVRDYHIGIPLTYSQYKQLTIQVLLDRLVLRRLYPLAIQICEYLRLPEVQGVSRILAHWACYKVQQKDVSDEDVARAINQKLGDTPGVSYSDIAARAYGCGRTELAIKLLEYEPRSGEQVPLLLKMKRSKLALSKAIESGDTDLVFTVLLHLKNELNRGDFFMTLRNQPMALSLYRQFCKHQELETLKDLYNQDDNHQELGSFHIRASYAAEERIEGRVAALQTAADAFYKAKNEFAAKATEDQMRLLRLQRRLEDELGGQFLDLSLHDTVTTLILGGHNKRAEQLARDFRIPDKRLWWLKLTALADLEDWEELEKFSKSKKSPIGYLPFVEICMKQHNKYEAKKYASRVGPEQKVKALLLVGDVAQAADVAIEHRNEAELSLVLSHCTGATDGATADKIQRARAQAQKK, encoded by the exons ATGGTGGTGGGCGATGCACCCGAGAGCATCCA GTTTGTGCTGGACGAGGACTCCTACCTGGTGCCTGAGCTTGATGGGGTCCGCATCTTCTCCCACAGCACCCACGAGTTCCTGCATGAGGTTCCAG CGGCCAGCGAGGAGATCTTCAAAATTGCCTCAATGGCCCCCGGGGCGCTGCTCCTGGAGGCTCAGAAGGAGTATGAG AAAGAGAGCCAGAAGGCGGACGAGTACCTGCGGGAGATCCAGGAGCTGGGCCAGCTGACCCAGGCTGTGCAGCAGTGCATTGAGGCCGCAGGACATGAGCACCAGCCAGACATGCAGAAGAGTCTGCTCAGG GCTGCCTCCTTCGGAAAGTGTTTCCTGGACAGATTTCCACCCGACAGCTTCGTGCACATGTGTCAGGACCTGCGTGTGCTCAATGCTGTTCGGGACTATCACATTGGGATCCCGCTCACGTATAGCCA atacaagCAGCTCACCATCCAGGTGCTACTGGACAG GCTTGTGTTGCGGAGACTTTACCCCCTGGCCATCCAGATATGCGAGTACTTGCGCCTTCCTGAAGTACAGGGCGTCAGCAGGATCCTGGCCCACTGGGCCTGCTACAAG GTTCAACAGAAGGATGTCTCAGATGAGGATGTGGCTCGAGCCATTAACCAGAAGCTGGGGGACACGCCTGGTGTCTCTTACTCCGACATTGCCGCACGAGCCTATGGCTGTGGCCGCACAGAGCTGGCCATCAAG CTGCTGGAGTATGAGCCACGCTCAGGGGAGCAGGTACCCCTTCTCCTAAAGATGAAGAGGAGCAAACTGGCACTAAGCAAGGCCATTGAGAGCGGGGACACTGATCTGG TGTTCACGGTGTTGCTGCACCTGAAGAATGAGCTAAACCGAGGAGATTTTTTCATGACCCTTCGAAATCAGCCCATGGCCCTGAGTTTGTACCGACAG TTCTGTAAGCATCAGGAGCTAGAGACGCTGAAGGACCTTTACAATCAGGATGACAATCACCAGGAATTGGGCAGCTTCCACATCCGAGCCAGCTATGCTGCAGAAGAG CGTATTGAGGGGCGAGTAGCAGCTCTGCAAACAGCCGCCGATGCCTTCTACAAGGCCAAGAATGAGTTTGCAGCCAAG GCTACAGAGGATCAAATGCGACTCCTACGGCTGCAGCGGCGCCTGGAAGACGAGCTGGGGGGCCAGTTCCTAGACCTGTCTCTACATGACACGGTTACCACCCTCATTCTTGGCGGTCACAACAAGCGTGCAGAGCAGCTGGCACGTGACTTCCGCATCCCTGACAAGAG GCTCTGGTGGTTGAAGCTGACTGCCCTGGCAGATTTGGAAGACTGGGAAGAGCTAGAGAAGTTTTCCAAGAGCAAGAAATCACCCATTGGCTACCTG CCTTTTGTGGAGATCTGCATGAAACAACACAACAAATACGAAGCCAAGAAGTATGCTTCCCGTGTGGGTCCCGAGCAGAAGGTCAAGGCTTTGCTTCTTGTTGG CGATGTGGCTCAGGCTGCAGATGTGGCCATCGAACACCGGAATGAGGCTGAGCTGAGCCTCGTATTATCCCACTGCACGGGAGCCACAGATGGGGCCACAGCTGACAAGATTCAACGGGCCAGGGCACAAGCCCAGAAGAAGTGA
- the VPS16 gene encoding vacuolar protein sorting-associated protein 16 homolog isoform X2, whose amino-acid sequence MDCYTANWNPLGDSAFYRKYELYSMDWDLKEELRDCLVAAAPYGGPIALLRNPWRKEKAASVRPVLDIYSASGMPLASLLWKSGPVVSLGWSAEEELLCVQEDGAVLVYGLHGDFRRHFSMGNEVLQNRVLDARIFHTEFGSGVAILTGAHRFTLSANVGDLKLRRMPEVPGLQSAPSCWTALCQDRVAHILLAVGPDLYLLDHAACSAVTPPGLAPGVSSFLQMAVSFTYRHLALFTDTGYIWMGTASLKEKLCEFNCNIRAPPKQMVWCSRPRSKERAVVVAWERRLMVVGDAPESIQFVLDEDSYLVPELDGVRIFSHSTHEFLHEVPAASEEIFKIASMAPGALLLEAQKEYEKESQKADEYLREIQELGQLTQAVQQCIEAAGHEHQPDMQKSLLRAASFGKCFLDRFPPDSFVHMCQDLRVLNAVRDYHIGIPLTYSQYKQLTIQVLLDRLVLRRLYPLAIQICEYLRLPEVQGVSRILAHWACYKVQQKDVSDEDVARAINQKLGDTPGVSYSDIAARAYGCGRTELAIKLLEYEPRSGEQVPLLLKMKRSKLALSKAIESGDTDLVFTVLLHLKNELNRGDFFMTLRNQPMALSLYRQFCKHQELETLKDLYNQDDNHQELGSFHIRASYAAEERIEGRVAALQTAADAFYKAKNEFAAKATEDQMRLLRLQRRLEDELGGQFLDLSLHDTVTTLILGGHNKRAEQLARDFRIPDKRLWWLKLTALADLEDWEELEKFSKSKKSPIGYLPFVEICMKQHNKYEAKKYASRVGPEQKVKALLLVGDVAQAADVAIEHRNEAELSLVLSHCTGATDGATADKIQRARAQAQKK is encoded by the exons ATGGACTGCTACACGGCGAACTGGAACCCACTCGGGGACTCTGCTTTTTACCG GAAATATGAGCTGTACAGCATGGACTGGGACCTGAAGGAGGAACTCAGAGATTGCCTGGTGGCTGCTGCACCCTATGGGGGCCCCATTG CACTGCTGAGGAACCCCTGGCGGAAGGAGAAAGCTGCCAGTGTGAGGCCAGTGCTCGATATATACTCTGCTTCCGGCATGCCCCTGGCCAGCCTGCTG TGGAAGAGTGGACCTGTGGTGTCCCTGGGCTGGTCAGCTGAGGAGGAGCTGCTCTGTGTGCAGGAAGATGGTGCTGTACTGGTTTACGGGCTTCATGGTGACTTCCGGAGACACTTCAGCATGGGCAAT GAAGTGCTCCAGAACCGGGTTCTGGATGCCCGGATCTTTCACACTGAGTTTGGTTCTGGAGTGGCCATCCTCACAGGGGCCCACCGCTTCACCCTCAGTGCCAATGTGGGTGACCTCAAACTCCGCCGGATGCCAGAGGTGCCAG GTCTGCAAAGTGCACCCTCCTGCTGGACTGCGCTGTGCCAGGACCGAGTGGCACACATTCTTCTGGCTGTGGGGCCCGATCTTTATCTCTTGGACCATGCAGCCTGCTCTGCAGTG ACGCCCCCTGGCCTGGCCCCAGGAGTAAGCAGCTTCCTACAGATGGCTGTCTCCTTCACCTACCGACACCTGGCACTCTTCACAGACACAGGCTACATCTGGATGGGAACAGCATCACTCAAG GAGAAGCTATGTGAGTTCAACTGCAACATCCGGGCACCTCCAAAGCAGATGGTCTG GTGCAGCCGTCCTCGTAGCAAGGAGAGAGCCGTGGTGGTGGCCTGGGAGAGGCGGCTGATGGTGGTGGGCGATGCACCCGAGAGCATCCA GTTTGTGCTGGACGAGGACTCCTACCTGGTGCCTGAGCTTGATGGGGTCCGCATCTTCTCCCACAGCACCCACGAGTTCCTGCATGAGGTTCCAG CGGCCAGCGAGGAGATCTTCAAAATTGCCTCAATGGCCCCCGGGGCGCTGCTCCTGGAGGCTCAGAAGGAGTATGAG AAAGAGAGCCAGAAGGCGGACGAGTACCTGCGGGAGATCCAGGAGCTGGGCCAGCTGACCCAGGCTGTGCAGCAGTGCATTGAGGCCGCAGGACATGAGCACCAGCCAGACATGCAGAAGAGTCTGCTCAGG GCTGCCTCCTTCGGAAAGTGTTTCCTGGACAGATTTCCACCCGACAGCTTCGTGCACATGTGTCAGGACCTGCGTGTGCTCAATGCTGTTCGGGACTATCACATTGGGATCCCGCTCACGTATAGCCA atacaagCAGCTCACCATCCAGGTGCTACTGGACAG GCTTGTGTTGCGGAGACTTTACCCCCTGGCCATCCAGATATGCGAGTACTTGCGCCTTCCTGAAGTACAGGGCGTCAGCAGGATCCTGGCCCACTGGGCCTGCTACAAG GTTCAACAGAAGGATGTCTCAGATGAGGATGTGGCTCGAGCCATTAACCAGAAGCTGGGGGACACGCCTGGTGTCTCTTACTCCGACATTGCCGCACGAGCCTATGGCTGTGGCCGCACAGAGCTGGCCATCAAG CTGCTGGAGTATGAGCCACGCTCAGGGGAGCAGGTACCCCTTCTCCTAAAGATGAAGAGGAGCAAACTGGCACTAAGCAAGGCCATTGAGAGCGGGGACACTGATCTGG TGTTCACGGTGTTGCTGCACCTGAAGAATGAGCTAAACCGAGGAGATTTTTTCATGACCCTTCGAAATCAGCCCATGGCCCTGAGTTTGTACCGACAG TTCTGTAAGCATCAGGAGCTAGAGACGCTGAAGGACCTTTACAATCAGGATGACAATCACCAGGAATTGGGCAGCTTCCACATCCGAGCCAGCTATGCTGCAGAAGAG CGTATTGAGGGGCGAGTAGCAGCTCTGCAAACAGCCGCCGATGCCTTCTACAAGGCCAAGAATGAGTTTGCAGCCAAG GCTACAGAGGATCAAATGCGACTCCTACGGCTGCAGCGGCGCCTGGAAGACGAGCTGGGGGGCCAGTTCCTAGACCTGTCTCTACATGACACGGTTACCACCCTCATTCTTGGCGGTCACAACAAGCGTGCAGAGCAGCTGGCACGTGACTTCCGCATCCCTGACAAGAG GCTCTGGTGGTTGAAGCTGACTGCCCTGGCAGATTTGGAAGACTGGGAAGAGCTAGAGAAGTTTTCCAAGAGCAAGAAATCACCCATTGGCTACCTG CCTTTTGTGGAGATCTGCATGAAACAACACAACAAATACGAAGCCAAGAAGTATGCTTCCCGTGTGGGTCCCGAGCAGAAGGTCAAGGCTTTGCTTCTTGTTGG CGATGTGGCTCAGGCTGCAGATGTGGCCATCGAACACCGGAATGAGGCTGAGCTGAGCCTCGTATTATCCCACTGCACGGGAGCCACAGATGGGGCCACAGCTGACAAGATTCAACGGGCCAGGGCACAAGCCCAGAAGAAGTGA